The proteins below come from a single Necator americanus strain Aroian chromosome V, whole genome shotgun sequence genomic window:
- a CDS encoding hypothetical protein (NECATOR_CHRV.G19203.T1), whose amino-acid sequence MSAKTFIHILRRFFATTAYPRWIVCDSSKTFKAIAELHGSFRTETGENSDITDYCAQRKIEFKFIPSYSPWQGGLYEKMIHIFKVSFKHALNNRQLKIQELLTIAKESEAMVNSCPLTYVSEENHVPTLRPIDFLRPWTSISIPRLSEPEREWTPKTTTKEQLIHVWNTTNDMLNRFWKRWCSEYFTSLREQYRTTHPHPRCFNESAPKKNDIVLIHDKNLERGQWQVGQKTSSSDDFQRSAKVRLPSRTLITRPRNLLYKFETENGKEHEGDQPNVSPETPTPTEKGHPMMTRSKTLLKNDVLKNDATLFTFIAILSHCDTVSASTRCPSELTLQKTIIYATNCASKGVAIAKHKLDGNDKLCWFPISCPFGAIQIPIPFHHNHAICVRKMSMSYVGNFLFVQHKSKNSIIKGFRNPVRDRIIHTFTRMLLSTILKM is encoded by the coding sequence ATGTCTGCAAAAACGTTCATACATATACTCCGACGGTTTTTCGCCACAACAGCGTATCCGAGATGGATTGTGTGCGACAGTTCGAAAACATTCAAAGCAATAGCAGAGTTACACGGATCATTCCGCACAGAAACAGGAGAGAACTCAGACATCACTGACTATTGCGCTCAAAGAAAGATTGAATTCAAGTTTATTCCGAGTTACAGTCCATGGCAAGGCGGACTGTATGAAAAAATGATTCATATCTTCAAGGTCTCATTCAAGCATGCGCTCAATAACCGTCAACTGAAGATACAGGAGCTCCTCACAATAGCGAAGGAATCAGAAGCTATGGTAAATAGCTGTCCTCTCACTTACGTCTCCGAAGAAAACCACGTTCCTACGCTACGTCCTATAGATTTCCTACGACCATGGACAAGTATATCGATACCAAGACTATCTGAACCAGAAAGAGAATGGACGCCAAAAACGACAACAAAGGAACAACTCATACACGTATGGAATACAACCAATGACATGCTCAACCGGTTTTGGAAAAGATGGTGCTCAGAGTACTTCACCAGTTTGCGTGAACAATACCGTACAACTCATCCACATCCGCGTTGCTTCAATGAATCAGCACCAAAGAAAAACGACATCGTTTTGATTCATGACAAAAATCTGGAGCGGGGACAATGGCAAGTCGGTCAAAAAACATCATCATCTGACGACTTCCAACGCTCAGCTAAAGTACGATTGCCCTCAAGAACACTGATCACACGACCAAGAAATCTGCTCTACAAATTCGAAACTGAGAATGGGAAAGAACATGAAGGGGACCAACCTAATGTGTCGCCTGAAACTCCAACGCCAACTGAAAAAGGACACCCAATGATGACTAGGTCAAAAACTCTACTCAAAAATGATGTACTCAAAAATGATGCAACACTCTTCACATTCATTGCCATCCTCTCGCATTGTGACACAGTGAGTGCCAGTACAAGATGTCCGTCAGAACTTACCCTCCAAAAGACTATCATTTATGCTACAAATTGCGCAAGCAAAGGAGTAGCAATAGCTAAACACAAACTCGACGGAAACGACAAGTTATGTTGGTTCCCCATCTCCTGCCCCTTCGGAGCAATACAGATACCTATACCATTTCATCACAATCACGCCATATGCGTAAGAAAAATGTCAATGTCCTACGTGGGCAACTTCCTGTTCGTCCAGCACAAGTCAAAGAACAGCATCATCAAAGGTTTCCGCAATCCTGTTCGAGATCGCATCATACATACCTTCACACGTATGCTCCTTTCAACCATCCTCAAAATGTGA
- a CDS encoding hypothetical protein (NECATOR_CHRV.G19204.T1), which yields MQDVCSNCSGRRAEIDFDARQNVTCTVIVSDVVGCYHCLNGARVELACHSSEHEVTAEVKCGEHHQIATCTKTEHINKLTFNFATVIVKETYTLVCPGGLTKFVISGTLELCQ from the coding sequence ATGCAGGATGTATGCTCCAATTGCAGTGGCCGAAGAGCTGAAATTGATTTCGACGCGAGACAAAATGTAACATGCACAGTCATCGTTTCGGACGTCGTCGGATGTTATCACTGCCTCAACGGCGCAAGAGTAGAACTCGCTTGCCACTCGAGCGAACATGAAGTCACAGCCGAAGTGAAATGTGGAGAACACCACCAGATAGCGACATGCACGAAGACGGAACATATCAATAAGCTCACATTCAATTTTGCAACTGTTATCGTGAAGGAAACATACACACTCGTTTGTCCTGGAGGACTGACAAAATTCGTCATCAGTGGAACCCTCGAGTTATGTCAATGA
- a CDS encoding hypothetical protein (NECATOR_CHRV.G19205.T1) has protein sequence MRTATQADLIQLVINYTKSGNWLEVNCHSPLWHYYKRRNTMTTVKGCLLTASRTVIPKSHRVLSELHKAHPGQTRMKMLARSFVYWPTMDSNIEKLVKAGPRCASVAKDPIKAELHPWPKPHSSWTQVQADFAGPMEGRCYLFIVEAYSR, from the coding sequence ATGCGGACTGCTACGCAAGCCGATCTTATCCAGCTTGTGATCAACTATACGAAGTCCGGAAACTGGCTCGAGGTCAACTGTCATTCTCCCCTGTGGCACTACTACAAACGCAGAAATACCATGACGACAGTCAAAGGATGTCTGCTCACTGCATCCCGCACAGTGATTCCAAAATCACATCGTGTTCTTTCAGAACTACACAAAGCTCATCCAGGTCAAACAAGAATGAAAATGCTTGCAAGAAGCTTTGTCTATTGGCCTACGATGGATTCGAACATCGAAAAACTCGTCAAGGCCGGCCCAAGATGTGCATCCGTGGCAAAGGATCCGATAAAAGCTGAACTACATCCATGGCCGAAACCACACTCGTCATGGACTCAAGTTCAGGCTGATTTTGCTGGACCGATGGAAGGACGATGTTATCTATTTATCGTGGAAGCCTATTCCAGGTAG
- a CDS encoding hypothetical protein (NECATOR_CHRV.G19206.T2), giving the protein MSSISSMATLQTMKCIFTKFGNPEMLVTDNGTQFTSSQFTSFCRSQGILHIRISPFHPQSNEQAERFVDTFKRGLAKLKGEEPTVDTLQTFAPLPARLRLTNVHLPKPSWDVDCEGNSI; this is encoded by the coding sequence ATGTCCTCGATCTCCTCAATGGCTACCCTCCAAACAATGAAGTGTATCTTTACCAAGTTTGGAAATCCAGAGATGCTCGTCACGGACAACGGAACGCAGTTCACGTCGTCTCAGTTCACTTCATTCTGCCGTTCCCAAGGAATCTTGCACATTCGCATTTCGCCGTTCCATCCACAAAGCAACGAACAAGCAGAACGTTTTGTGGACACCTTCAAAAGAGGACTTGCCAAGCTGAAGGGGGAGGAACCAACGGTGGACACACTACAGACATTCGCTCCACTCCCTGCCCGTCTGCGCCTGACCAACGTTCATCTGCCGAAGCCTTCTTGGGACGTCGACTGTGAAGGGAACTCGATCTAA
- a CDS encoding hypothetical protein (NECATOR_CHRV.G19206.T1): protein MLVTDNGTQFTSSQFTSFCRSQGILHIRISPFHPQSNEQAERFVDTFKRGLAKLKGEEPTVDTLQTFAPLPARLRLTNVHLPKPSWDVDCEGNSI from the coding sequence ATGCTCGTCACGGACAACGGAACGCAGTTCACGTCGTCTCAGTTCACTTCATTCTGCCGTTCCCAAGGAATCTTGCACATTCGCATTTCGCCGTTCCATCCACAAAGCAACGAACAAGCAGAACGTTTTGTGGACACCTTCAAAAGAGGACTTGCCAAGCTGAAGGGGGAGGAACCAACGGTGGACACACTACAGACATTCGCTCCACTCCCTGCCCGTCTGCGCCTGACCAACGTTCATCTGCCGAAGCCTTCTTGGGACGTCGACTGTGAAGGGAACTCGATCTAA
- a CDS encoding hypothetical protein (NECATOR_CHRV.G19207.T1), whose translation MESQFNRRNGARRRNFEINDAIFAKDYRGQKPTWTLSLITRRVENTPYTIRCGNGVWTRHVNHLRSRISTTATNTFLDVVDLPLLNSASRDDNTTPTADSFQQPQRFDDPAAGYRWTHEELDTRYFEREVL comes from the coding sequence ATGGAATCCCAATTCAATCGTCGAAATGGAGCACGACGCCGCAACTTTGAGATCAACGACGCGATTTTTGCCAAAGATTATCGAGGTCAGAAACCCACTTGGACTCTCAGTTTAATCACACGCCGTGTTGAAAACACACCCTACACTATTCGGTGTGGAAACGGAGTATGGACTCGGCACGTAAACCATTTGCGATCCAGGATCAGCACAACTGCGACTAACACTTTCTTGGATGTGGTCGACCTACCGCTACTCAACTCCGCGAGCAGGGACGATAATACAACGCCGACTGCCGACTCGTTTCAACAACCGCAACGCTTCGACGACCCTGCCGCCGGCTACAGGTGGACCCACGAAGAACTCGATACGAGATATTTTGAAAGGGAGGTGTTGTAG
- a CDS encoding hypothetical protein (NECATOR_CHRV.G19208.T1), which yields MEKNICYRQRRRKEVIYDDCVLEDSLSQVDWQIEEDPNVDYEMLLGGLRACAERASKPRMTDLNRISETTQELLEKKDFWLDPNASHIERLVAITGCRKALQEDLSKYRQKKILEAAQRRTSLKKCRRNLIIIFR from the coding sequence atggaaaagaacatctgttatcggcaacgaaggagaaaagaagtcatctacgacgattgcgtactcgaggactccttgtcccaagttGACTGGCaaatcgaggaggacccaaacgtagactacgagatgctgctaggaggattacgagcctgtgctgagcgtgcctcaaAGCCGCGCATGACAGACTTGAATCGAATTTCGGAGACCACCCAAGAATTGTTGGAGAAGAAGGACTTctggcttgatccgaatgcatcgcacattgagcggttagtagcaatcACTGGCTGCAggaaagcgttgcaggaggatctttcgaaatacaggcagaagaagattctcgaagcagcacaaagaagaacgagtctaaagaagtgccgcaggaaTCTAattataatattccgctag
- a CDS encoding hypothetical protein (NECATOR_CHRV.G19209.T2), giving the protein MEPPRPTVYIPVKPPVPQITISPKILGPFENMLRYSGLDLSRSPVAMSGSWARSIFVITLCTLICLVMLLKCIILVTESVKPMTLEWTVSCIWCFMAIHGFASALCVASWTRTCLLPSLQDILAKFQTQRGALNCDPTNVYRRIFFFATLFISTWTLASMKGILYDGRHINESSAFTISYPITLSTMFGVEPLVLLMMAFSSTLAMIIHVLVFVHVNHEWTSYNEELANSSKLQQLVIPEILNAFSTRQSELLRLAKFVSDRMSVFVTVSTVFASLTAADALYLMAGFEEISMVMRIMALLWMNCAIGLILTTLKQPGKTQCEIKNTAQILLDDDLLQSAQEDKCWRTCRSMIDRAHHNSTKMYFMQAFAIDQHFLHRILFIAPNIGTLLVLIKKMGLV; this is encoded by the exons ATGGAACCTCCTCGACCCACCGTATATATTCCCGTGAAGCCGCCAGTTCCACAAATTACGATCTCCCCGAAAATCTTAGGACCTTTTGAG AATATGCTACGCTACAGCGGCCTCGATTTGAGTCGATCGCCAGTCGCCATGAGTGGAAGTTGGGCGAGAAGCATCTTTGTGATAACGCTGTGCACCTTAATTTGTCTAGTGATGCTCCTCAAATGCATCATTCTCGTCACGGAATCCGTGAAG CCGATGACTCTCGAGTGGACAGTGAGTTGTATTTGGTGTTTCATGGCCATTCACGGATTTGCTTCTGCACTTTGCGTTGCTTCATGGACAAGAACTTGTTTGCTACCGTCACTGCAGGACATTCTTGCTAAATTTCAAACACAACGA GGTGCCCTCAACTGCGATCCGACAAATGTTTACCGacggattttcttcttcgctaCACTTTTCATCAGTACATGGACGTTAGCCTCGATGAAAGGTATTCTTTATGACGGGCGACACATTAACGAGTCATCTGCTTTTACAATCAG CTATCCTATCACGTTATCAACTATGTTTGGAGTCGAACCTCTGGTCCTTCTGATGATGGCGTTCTCTTCCACCTTGGCTATGATAATCCACGTGCTGGTGTTTGTCCACGTTAACCACGAATGGACGTCTTACAACGAGGAATTGGCAAACTCTTCCAAGCTTCAGCAACTTGTT ATACCGGAGATTCTGAACGCGTTCAGCACACGACAGTCAGAATTGTTGAGGTTGGCCAAATTTGTGAGCGATCGAATGA GTGTTTTCGTCACGGTTTCCACTGTATTCGCTTCACTTACAGCTGCCGACGCGTTATACTTAATGGCAGG ATTTGAAGAGATTTCTATGGTTATGCGGATCATGGCTCTGTTATGGATGAATTGTGCAATCGGATTGATACTGACAACTCTCAAACAGCCCGGTAAAACCCAGTGTGAG ATTAAAAACACTGCACAAATATTGCTAGATGATGATCTTCTTCAAAGCGCTCAAGAAGACAAG TGTTGGAGAACCTGTCGATCAATGATAGACCGAGCTCACCATAATTCTACGAAGATGTACTTCATGCAAGCATTCGCCATCGACCAGCACTTTCTTCACAGG
- a CDS encoding hypothetical protein (NECATOR_CHRV.G19209.T1) has product MEPPRPTVYIPVKPPVPQITISPKILGPFENMLRYSGLDLSRSPVAMSGSWARSIFVITLCTLICLVMLLKCIILVTESVKPMTLEWTVSCIWCFMAIHGFASALCVASWTRTCLLPSLQDILAKFQTQRGALNCDPTNVYRRIFFFATLFISTWTLASMKGILYDGRHINESSAFTISYPITLSTMFGVEPLVLLMMAFSSTLAMIIHVLVFVHVNHEWTSYNEELANSSKLQQLVIPEILNAFSTRQSELLRLAKFVSDRMSVFVTVSTVFASLTAADALYLMAGFEEISMVMRIMALLWMNCAIGLILTTLKQPGKTQCEIKNTAQILLDDDLLQSAQEDKCWRTCRSMIDRAHHNSTKMYFMQAFAIDQHFLHRIPLQRQHS; this is encoded by the exons ATGGAACCTCCTCGACCCACCGTATATATTCCCGTGAAGCCGCCAGTTCCACAAATTACGATCTCCCCGAAAATCTTAGGACCTTTTGAG AATATGCTACGCTACAGCGGCCTCGATTTGAGTCGATCGCCAGTCGCCATGAGTGGAAGTTGGGCGAGAAGCATCTTTGTGATAACGCTGTGCACCTTAATTTGTCTAGTGATGCTCCTCAAATGCATCATTCTCGTCACGGAATCCGTGAAG CCGATGACTCTCGAGTGGACAGTGAGTTGTATTTGGTGTTTCATGGCCATTCACGGATTTGCTTCTGCACTTTGCGTTGCTTCATGGACAAGAACTTGTTTGCTACCGTCACTGCAGGACATTCTTGCTAAATTTCAAACACAACGA GGTGCCCTCAACTGCGATCCGACAAATGTTTACCGacggattttcttcttcgctaCACTTTTCATCAGTACATGGACGTTAGCCTCGATGAAAGGTATTCTTTATGACGGGCGACACATTAACGAGTCATCTGCTTTTACAATCAG CTATCCTATCACGTTATCAACTATGTTTGGAGTCGAACCTCTGGTCCTTCTGATGATGGCGTTCTCTTCCACCTTGGCTATGATAATCCACGTGCTGGTGTTTGTCCACGTTAACCACGAATGGACGTCTTACAACGAGGAATTGGCAAACTCTTCCAAGCTTCAGCAACTTGTT ATACCGGAGATTCTGAACGCGTTCAGCACACGACAGTCAGAATTGTTGAGGTTGGCCAAATTTGTGAGCGATCGAATGA GTGTTTTCGTCACGGTTTCCACTGTATTCGCTTCACTTACAGCTGCCGACGCGTTATACTTAATGGCAGG ATTTGAAGAGATTTCTATGGTTATGCGGATCATGGCTCTGTTATGGATGAATTGTGCAATCGGATTGATACTGACAACTCTCAAACAGCCCGGTAAAACCCAGTGTGAG ATTAAAAACACTGCACAAATATTGCTAGATGATGATCTTCTTCAAAGCGCTCAAGAAGACAAG TGTTGGAGAACCTGTCGATCAATGATAGACCGAGCTCACCATAATTCTACGAAGATGTACTTCATGCAAGCATTCGCCATCGACCAGCACTTTCTTCACAGG aTCCCCCTTCAAAGACAACATTCgtaa